A DNA window from Mauremys reevesii isolate NIE-2019 linkage group 17, ASM1616193v1, whole genome shotgun sequence contains the following coding sequences:
- the LOC120385131 gene encoding anoctamin-7-like, with the protein MWGPGGSCWLCRSWLVTAAIQPALGGGPGQPLAALLPGHCRDPAPSAVAPGCAGGRPVSLSVALTQGPFETPESEVPDEALNPRQVLYRFWAQWGCWYRYQPLDHIRQYFGEKIAIYFAWLGFYTAWLLPAAAVGTVVFLAGLVAMGTNTPAI; encoded by the exons atgtggggaccggggggcagctgctggctctgcaggtcCTGGTTGGTCACTGCGGCCATTCAGCCGGCACTAGGCGGGGGTCCCGGGCAGCCGttggcagctctgctccctgggcactgcagagaccctgccccatccgcagtcGCCCCTGGCTGTGCAGGTGGCCGACCCGTCTCCCTCTCTGTTGCCTTGACCCAGGGCCCCTTCGAGACGCCTGAGTCTGAGGTCCCCGATGAAGCCCTGAACCCTCGCCAAGTCCTCTACCGCTTCTGGGCCCAGTGGGGCTGCTGGTACCGGTACCAGCCGCTGGATCACATCCGCCAGTACTTCGGGGAGAAGATTGCCATCTACTTCGCCTGGCTGG GCTTCTACACGGcctggctgctccctgctgcggccGTGGGCACCGTGGTCTTCCTCGCAGGCCTGGTTGCCATGGGAACCAACACGCCCGC